From Hartmannibacter diazotrophicus, a single genomic window includes:
- a CDS encoding alpha-hydroxy acid oxidase encodes MSRPLTVSDFKELARRRVPKMFFDYADSGSWTEGTYRANEEDFGKIKLRQRVLVDMTNRSLESTMIGQKVAMPVALSPTGLTGMQHADGEILAAQAAEAFGVPFTLSTMSICSIEDVAAATKKPFWFQLYVMRDRAFIENLIERAKAARCSALVLTLDLQILGQRHKDIRNGLSAPPKFTPVSLWHMAIRPGWCLGMLGTKRRTFGNIVGHAKNVSNLSSLSAWTAEQFDPQLSWKDVEWIKERWGGPLILKGILDAEDARQAVDTGADAIIVSNHGGRQLDGAPSSISALPDIVAAVGDRIEVHVDGGIRSGQDVLKALCLGAKGTYIGRPFLYGLGANGREGVASVLEIIRNELDITMALCGKRLIADAGPDMLHKQS; translated from the coding sequence ATGTCCCGTCCCCTGACCGTCAGCGATTTCAAGGAACTCGCCCGTCGCCGCGTGCCGAAGATGTTTTTCGACTACGCCGACAGCGGCTCGTGGACCGAAGGCACATACCGCGCCAACGAAGAGGATTTTGGCAAGATCAAGCTGCGCCAGCGCGTGCTCGTCGACATGACCAACCGGTCGCTGGAAAGCACGATGATCGGCCAGAAGGTGGCGATGCCGGTTGCGCTGTCCCCGACAGGGCTCACCGGCATGCAGCATGCCGACGGCGAAATCCTCGCCGCCCAGGCCGCCGAGGCCTTCGGGGTGCCCTTCACGCTCTCGACCATGAGCATCTGCTCCATCGAGGACGTGGCGGCGGCGACCAAGAAGCCCTTCTGGTTCCAGCTTTACGTGATGCGCGACCGCGCCTTCATCGAGAACCTGATCGAGCGCGCCAAGGCGGCCCGCTGCTCGGCATTGGTACTGACCCTCGACCTCCAGATCCTCGGCCAGCGCCACAAGGACATCCGCAACGGCCTGTCCGCGCCGCCCAAATTCACCCCCGTGAGCCTCTGGCATATGGCAATTCGGCCGGGCTGGTGCCTCGGCATGCTGGGCACGAAGCGGCGCACCTTCGGCAACATCGTCGGGCACGCCAAGAACGTCTCGAACCTCTCCTCGCTCTCGGCCTGGACGGCGGAACAGTTCGATCCGCAGCTTTCCTGGAAGGACGTGGAATGGATCAAGGAGCGCTGGGGTGGACCGCTGATCCTCAAGGGCATTCTCGATGCCGAGGACGCGCGGCAGGCGGTCGACACCGGCGCCGACGCGATCATCGTCTCCAACCACGGCGGCCGCCAGCTTGATGGCGCCCCCTCCTCGATCTCGGCGCTGCCCGACATCGTTGCGGCCGTCGGCGACCGGATCGAGGTTCATGTGGATGGCGGCATCCGCTCGGGACAGGACGTGCTGAAGGCGCTCTGCCTCGGCGCCAAGGGCACCTATATCGGCCGCCCGTTCCTCTATGGCCTCGGAGCCAACGGACGCGAGGGCGTCGCCTCGGTGCTGGAGATCATCCGCAACGAGCTCGACATCACCATGGCACTTTGCGGCAAGCGCCTGATCGCGGATGCCGGTCCGGATATGCTGCACAAGCAATCGTGA